The DNA sequence TGCCTATCAGCTAAGTGGAACATTCGGTTGTCTTGTATTTGCTGAGTTGAACCCAGGGTGTCCATGCTGATGTGTTGTCATTGTGCTGCAGGTATGTGGGGAACCTGTCCCGGGATGTGACTGAAGCCCTCATCATGCAGCTGTTTGGACAGATCGGCCCCTGCAAGAGCTGTAAAATGATAGTAGACGTGAGTCCTTCCTATTGGCTAGGAATGAACCTTCTCAAATCAGATTCAACTCAGAATTACTTACCACTGCACCATGTTCAGTCAGAACAAATGGGAGAGAATGTTTTGAAATGGAAAAACAAAAAGAGCATTATGATTAGACTTGGAGCTGGTCGttatggacaaaaatccatattgCGATAAATTGCCAGAATTCTGGTGATGACAATGAATAGGATAAGTTTATAATATTAATGTGCACTGCAGTTTTGGTAAATGATCatttaaactactactactagtatgatGGTTCTAGGCACCAactgtcccattaacaatcacccatattagatcatttatttcatttcaaacttcacatttctctattATAGGTTACTTATCTTAATGAAcaatatcagcaaaatgcctgcgataagtgatTGTTATGGTCGGTCATTTTtggtttaacgtcccatctgtaTTTGGACTCGTTGAGAGGGGTACCACTGCTTCAAAAAACATTTTCTCTAGTTTTGTGCCTACTGAACACAGGCCATGACTAGGGGCCTATTCAGTGGTCTGCAACACATTGCAGATGGGAATTTAATGTATAAAGCCTATAGAAAAACAAATATGACCACACAATTCCCTGTTCTACATGACAGAGGGATGTCTGTCCTACACACTATTGCTTTATCTGGCACCCACTGAAATTGACCCAGGACTGACTAGCCAAATAGGACAGAATAGCTTTGACCAGTACTAGTCAGCTGCCAGTTTAAGAACACATTGTACTGTTGTGAGTCTTTCTTCTGGGTTTGATTTACGTTGAGTCTGCCAAGCTAAATAGAGGGAAGATTGTTTGGCCAATCTAAATGATGATGGATTTTATTTTATAGGCTAACTGGAGTATAAAATGCTTTACATTTTAAttgttttaatttaactaggcaagtcagttaagaacaaattcttaattaagGAGGGAGACTCAACTAGGTCTACATTTTACAATGGTAGGATGAAACGGTGGGCAGGTCTGGTGTCAAAGGTAAAGTCCCTGTTCTTGTCCACTGTTCCCCTCCAGACGGCAGGTAATGACCCATACTGCTTTGTGGAGTTCTACGAACACAGGCACGCTGCCTCGTCACTCGCAGCCATGAATGGTCGTAAAATAATGGGTAAGGTAAGCTATCGTATCTACAGGGTGAGTCTGGTTGGGTCGGCATGGggtggggaaggaggagagggttgGCCTACTTGATGTAGGTCTGGAAAGGTCAGATGGGTGCAAGTGATATGGTGGCCCTATGAGGAATGGTTAGGGGCTTGATTTGGGACTTAGTCTCATTGACTGGGTATTACACTGAGTCATGTTATCAGTTCAACCTCAACAGTTGACATTAAACATCAGGGAGTATGACATGCATGGAACGTTTCCTCATTCAGCAATAATACTGCAACACCAGaaaaaagtttattttttttgtatgtatAAGTAGGCTACATTTGAATGGTCTTGCAGCATTCCTTACAACGGTAGGCTACTTTGTTCTTCGCCCCAAAATCTGTCTCCATTCCTCACATGTCTAACGATAGCCCAGATAAGACTACATATTCCACACAAATGTTGTGTAGATGCCATTTTATATAAATTAGGATCAATCTGCAGGCCTCAATCTCTAATTAATGGGGCAGTTTGACATTGGCATCATCTAATTCAGTTATATTACAATCTTTCCCATTAATTTGGGTTTGAGGCCAGCAGATCTCGCAATGTAAATGAAACGTCTGGTTCATTTGACCTGGGGGAGATACTGAATGAAGGAGCGTGGACGACGGATTGCTCTTGAATTCAAACACTATGAAACTCCCGTTGATAAGATGttatggatttatttattttttgctagcTACTGATTTGGGACCCTGGCCACCTGACTCTGGCCATCCCAGATTGGTTGTAGCTAATAGGCTTACTACTCTACATACTATTTAATCCTACTGGTAGAAACAGCTTCTGGACGTCACCCATGTACAGTTTCATGCTTAGAAGAGAACTTGGCAGAGGCAATTAATATTGGCAGCGTGTCCAATGACTTTAAACCTGGTTGAGTTGTGTAATCTTTCTAAGTAGTGTCCCCCATTGACCGGTTTCAAATAACACTCCTATACTTCTACTCTTATTTTTCTGTACAATGTGTTCTTTTGCAAAAACCCTTTGCATAAAGAATCCAAATAATAatactatttatatatttaaaGACACATTCAGTTGAAAATATTTTATCCTCAACAGGTATTGAAGGACCATTTGAGGAGTAATACAAGTTCGTAAAATTCACTTGTTTGTAAGTCCCTTGTTATTTGGACCTTTTTTTAACTTCCTAGACGTTTTGTTCCAAATTTGATTGATTAGACGGTGAGACTGAATTGTGACGTAGTCTGAGTGTGACCAGGCTTTCCCTCTATCACTGGTGTGACTACAACAAGCCCTCTAATAGGCTGACAGACGCGTGCTGTACAAGTAAGGCTTGCTTTTCACCCCTCTTTCCATCCCCCTCTATCtttttctctttccatctctctttctcttctttagGAGGTCAAGGTGAACTGGGCCACAACCCCTAGCAGCCAGAAGAAAGACACAAGCAGTGAGTACTATCTCTATTAATACTTTGACATGCACTGTGCCTAACTGTGTTAAAGGACTAGTGCCTATATAAAGCATGGAAACTTAATTATTCAAATGTGGCTAGACTTTGTGTTTGGGGCATTTAGAGCACACTTGTGTCATCCAAGATTATTCCAAGAATCGTTAGCATTACTGCCTAAAATGAGTTGACTTTTTGTAATCTTCAAAAACGTTTTATACATATGATTCTGTTTGCGTTCAGATCACTTCCATGTTTTCGTTGGAGACCTCAGTCCTGAAATCACCACGGATGACATCAAAGCTGCTTTCGCCCCCTTTGGGAGGATATCGTGAGTGTTCTCTTTCTCCCTACCCCAGTTATCTCGGTTATGCTTATTCAAAAACACTACAAAGATATGTTCCTTCAATCGTGAATGTATTGATTGAACACGAGAACAAGCTGTATTCGCAGCATTCATCTGTAAAATATGTTCTCTACAGGTCATTTTGGAGTATGTCTCTCAACAAGCAGCTAATGAAATACTAATCACAGCACTTCTTAGTATCATACTTATCATCCAGTGCTTTACAGCAGCGTGGGGCCAAAACCTCCCTGGACAGCAACCCAGTTAGTCGGTGGCAAGGAAAAGCTTCCTAGAAAGACAGATGGATCAGTGGCCAGAGGCCATAACTTCCTATTGTCTTGCTAACAGTAGTCTCTGTCCACAGTGATGCTCGGGTGGTGAAAGACATGGCTACTGGCAAATCTAAAGGCTATGGCTTTGTGTCCTTCTTCAACAAATGGGTGAGTGCCCGCCCCCTCCCAACCTCAGCTTACTGTGCTGCATCTTGGGTTTGTGGCTTGCAAGAAATCATTAGCATCGGAGCAGTGTGAGACTCCATTCCTTTTGTGTCCCCCCTCAGACGTCACCCAGCAATGTTTAGCCAAGCAAATACCACCCTGTAATTCAGTAGCTACTTTGAGCTATGGAGTTTACATGGGTGAAGACAAGATTTAGATTCTATGTTACACCATTATTACTACCACTATGCATAATAAATGGTATGCCTTTGTGTGTAGGATGCAGAGAATGCCATCCAACAGATGGGAGGTCAGTGGTTGGGAGGACGGCAGATCAGGACTAACTGGGCCACCAGGAAGCCCCCTGCGCCCAAAGCCACCTATGAGAGTGAGTTAGACACACTACTCTAAAGAATGACTCGTGTGCGCACAGCTGTTGGCATCTGATTTGGGAAAAAAAATCTATGAAAAAAATTGGCATCTATTTTTTCTATTAATGTTTTAAATCAACCTTCTCCCCTGTGGCGCAGCAAACACCAAACACCTGTCGTTTGAAGAGGTTGTGAACCAGTCCAGTCCCAGCAACTGTACTGTCTACTGTGGAGGTGTCACAACAGGCCTCACAGGTCAGAACCTCAAGACAATCTGTACTATGGAAGTCACGACATAACTTGCAGGTTATTTAGATGGAATATGTGATGTCATTGGTGACCCCATCCTTACTGATGTACCTTGTTGTTTCCAGAGCAACTGATGAGGCAGACCTTCACCCCCTTCGGTCAGATCATGGAGATCAGAGTTTTCCCAGACAAAGGCTACTCATTTGTGAGGTAAGTCCATGCACATCGTCTACAGAATACACTGTTACAGAAGCCCTAATTCCCACAGAGTAACCCAGAATCACAGCAAACCCGGGTCATCTCCAGTTGAAAACGTGGAACTTTTGACTGCTGACCAGGTGTCTGCATCTCTAGTTCGATGGGAAGAGCCCTGATGGTGACCTTGAAGTTGTTTCGGAGATTTCTCTCACCTGTGTCTCTCCCTGGTATAGGTTCAACTCCCACGAGGGAGCGGCCCACGCCATAGTGTCAGTGAACGGGACGTCCATAGATGGTCACGTGGTGAAGTGTTACTGGGGGAAAGAAACCACAGACATGGTCAGCCCCATGCAGCAGGTACAGATGCCTCAGGTAAGACCGCAGGTAACAGCACTTCCTTTCTCATACAACATCCTTTATACTTTCTTAGATATAATATACATGTGTAGTAACATATCTACATGCTCAGCTTTAGGGGCTTGATGTAGCAGTTGCCCATAAGCACAGAGCAAAGTGGGCTATCTAAGGAAACAGAAAAACATAGTAGACCCATTTTGATCAAGTAGTTCATCAATTACATGGTTTGAACCCTAAGTGTTGTCTCTACAGCAGAACAAAATAGGGTTTGCAGCGCAGCCCTACGGCCAGTATGCCCAGTGGTACGGTAACGCCCAGCAGATTGGCCAATACGTCCCAAACGGGTGGCAGGTGCCCACCTACGGAGTCTATGGACAGGCCTGGAACCAGCAGGGATTCAAGTGAGTACTCATGGACTCCTAGAGGGAAGGGAGCAAGGTGTTTGAAGGAAATGCAGCCCAGATGTCAGGAGACTTGTATAACATTTCAGCCCAGATGTTGGGAGGAGACTTGTTTAACATTAGTGGCCCTTGAAGATCAATCTTAACTTCTTGTTCATGTCGTTGCTCTCTCTCTTCGTCCCTCATTCCCTTTACCGTCCTGCTCTTTAACCATCACCGGTTTTGGGTTTACACCTTTCTCTCCCCGTCCTTCACCTATCCTCTAACCTCCATGTTGTCTCTGTGTAGCCATTTACAGGCGGGTGCAGGGTGGACGGGCGTGGGAGCCGTCAGTAACGGCGGTGTGGTGGAGCCTGGACAGGGAGTCAATGGGACTGTGCTGGCCAACCAGTCCGGCATGGGCACCGCTGGCTACCACACCCACTGATCAGCGTTGGCCTGGCGGCCGAGTCGGCCTCCTACCCTCCACAACAGGGATCCTATACAGGGGGTGGGGGGGCCAACATGTGCCCTGTCTTTTACAACATGATTAAGAACTCTAtgacggggagggggggggggggttcccctGTCCGTCCCCCCCACCCAACCTGGTTTTTACATGTAAGTTTTAAGGTGGAGAAGAGGAAACGCTTGTGTGTCATTGGCGATAGAGTTGCCCAGTTGCCCAGTCCTGGTATATAAgatacacacgtgtgtgtgtgtgtatacagtaccagtaaaaagtttggacacacctacttattccagggtttttctttatttgtactattttctacattgtagaataatagtaaagacatcaactatgaaataacacgtggaatcatgtagtaaccaaaaaagtgttaaacaaatcaaaatatatttgagattcttcaaattagacaccatttgccttgacagctttgcacattcttggcattctctcaaccagcttcatgaggaatgcttttccaacagtcttgaaggagttcccacatgctgagcacttggctgcttttccttcactctgcagttcaactaatcccaaaccatctcaattgggttgaggtcgggtgtttGTAGaagccagatcatctgatgcagcactcatcactctccttcctggtcaaatagcctttacacagcctggaggtgtgttttggttcattgtcctgttgaaaacaacttatagtcccactaagcgcgaaCCAcaagggatggcgtatcgctgcagaatgctgtggtagccatgctggttaagtgtgccttgaattctaaataaatcggtGTCACCGGCAAAGCACATCACACCTCATCCGCCAtactttacggtgggaaccacacatgcagagatcatccgttaacctactatgtgtctcacaaagacacggctgttggaaccaaaaatctcaaatttggatttatcagaccaaaggaaagatttccaccggtctaatggccattgctcgtgtttcttggcccaagcaagtctcttattattgttgtcctttagtagtggtttctttgcagcaatttgaccatgaaggcctgattcacgtagtctcctctgaacagttgatgttgagatgtgtctgtttcttgaactctgtagcatttatttgggctgtaatctgagtctggtaactgtaatgaacttatcctctgcagcagaggtaactctgggtcttcctttcctgtgacggccctcatgagtcagtttcatcatagcgcttgatggtttttgtgcctgcacttgaaactttcaaacttcttgaaattttccgcattaactgtccatgtcttaaagtaatgatggactgtcatttctctttgcttatttgagttgttcttgccataatatggactttgtcttttacaaaatagggttatcttctgtataccacccctacctagtcacaacacaactgattggctcaaaggcattcagaaggaaagaaattccacaaattaacttttaacaaggcacacctcttaatagaaatgcattccaggttactacctcatgaagctgcttgagtgccaagagtgtgcaaagttgtcatcaaagcaaagggtggctaatttgaagagtgtaaaatatatgttgatttctttaacactttttttttttttgcatactaCATGAttcatatgtgtaatttcatagttttgatgtttttacTATTctgcaatgcagaaaatagtaaaaaaaaaaaaactggaatgagtaggtgtctgaacttttgactggtactgtatacatgcGTACACACCCCCTACAACTGACACATGATTCAAAAAGGACTATGCCATTTTTAATTAAAGTACCATTAAATGATAAAACTTATTTTGGATTTGCTTTTTTTCGTTGGTTTGTTTAGAACGATTTCCACTGCTGATATCGTTAAGAAACGAGCTTTGCCTTTTGAGTTTTTTGTTTTGGGACTGTCATTTTAAAGAAATGTTTAAAGCAATGACTCCATGGAATCATGTGAAATGTAAGaacctttttttgttttttatgtttataAAAAACGAATCAAATGGATGTCAgctgttgtattttttttttaaatttcaataTCTCAACTAAGAAACAATTGCAGGGATTACTGCCACTGTTCTTCTTTCTTTTAAAGGCAGACAAATATTGCACAATACTATTACTTAGTTACCTTTTCACAAAATTTGATGTTACACAAATTCTAGGTATTTTGAATTGTTTTGCATTCCACTTTTTTCCTTTTGAAACTTTTGTTTTAGGAGGGCGTACGTACGTATACTGTTTTGTATGTAAATAACCAAACAAAGTCTGTTCAACTGTTCTGACGCTGTATAAAGAGGAAAAAACCTCATGTTAATTATGGAAGCTTGCTTGGTTTTTGACGGCTGGGGATTTAAACTAGACTGAGGCATATTAGCATCACTGCTAAATGCTGGTCCATTACAATGTAGGGACAGTGCAACATTTGATTCTTCCAGGGGCCTAAGGAGAGCGACCGGCAGTGCAAAAATGATCTATACTGAAAGTAATGTAGAATTAAAGTTATTCTGTGTATAAAACCTAAATATTGaactttttggtgttttttttATGACAAAGTAGTAAATAGTTATCAAACGTAAAAATAAAACTTGAATGGATCATAATTTTgcactgtgccccccccccatggAGTTGTTTAAATAATACAGTTGGATGAGACCCATTGTGTTGCCTTATTTTGAGTTAATTTAATTTTAACCAACCAATTTATCATAGAGTAGGCAGTGCCTAAAGATAGACCTTATGTTTTGGGGGTGGGGTTATGTTGCTGATGCTATAACGTGTTCTTGCTTTGTCCCATTAAAATGCTGATGCTTATAAACATTGCTAGTGGAAACGGATCATATTTCTATCTCCATCACACTTCTTGTTACTGTGTTTTTACAGGCTTGAGTTGAGTATTGGGAGAGGTGGTCCAGTCTTGCAACTAAATGCTTTTTTGTTTACAATGAGCTTTCCTACTTGTAGTATTCCGATCCATTGATTTTTGTCATCAGATAACACCTTTTGTAAGTAACAGAAACTGGAATTACAAGAGCAGGAAGACCTACATGCATTACATACACTTTTGACCCAAGCTGTGTTTGAATTTCTGATCTACAGGTATGAACAAGATAGAAACTACATGTCACTTGATTCTCTTCTCTGAAAAGGGCTTTCATCTCGGCCCTGTGACCAACaccaataatgtgtgtgtgtgtatataggctgCCTTCACTTGCTAGTTGGAAATATCTGATTTCCAAACTGGTTGAACACGCCAACCATATAGCATGTCGAAAATGTCCAAGTTATCTAGATCTGACTAGCATGTGAACGTGGCAACAAACATTttattgctgatgctatgtagtGACCATTTGAGTGTCTTTGAAGCCACTGGTCAGCCATATTtgcactccccagtaggagcagtcctccataggaatgcaTTTTttaattgtacctttatttaactaggcaagtcagttaagaacaaattcgtatttacaatgacggccttcgaacagtgggttaacagccttgttcaggggcagaacgacaacaaaaaaacaaaaaattgtTTGTTGTGGGGACGGTAACATTGAcctaaaacaaatatattttaaagacttttatattttttattttcatgtATAGCTCACAATTTAAAAGTATTTGCatgaaggtgtctgtaatagaataaacgtgGCAAAAAAATGTAGTCATTAAATGTGTTTCT is a window from the Salmo trutta chromosome 23, fSalTru1.1, whole genome shotgun sequence genome containing:
- the LOC115159740 gene encoding nucleolysin TIA-1 isoform X2; this translates as MMDDETPKTLYVGNLSRDVTEALIMQLFGQIGPCKSCKMIVDTAGNDPYCFVEFYEHRHAASSLAAMNGRKIMGKEVKVNWATTPSSQKKDTSNHFHVFVGDLSPEITTDDIKAAFAPFGRISDARVVKDMATGKSKGYGFVSFFNKWDAENAIQQMGGQWLGGRQIRTNWATRKPPAPKATYETNTKHLSFEEVVNQSSPSNCTVYCGGVTTGLTEQLMRQTFTPFGQIMEIRVFPDKGYSFVRFNSHEGAAHAIVSVNGTSIDGHVVKCYWGKETTDMVSPMQQVQMPQQNKIGFAAQPYGQYAQWYGNAQQIGQYVPNGWQVPTYGVYGQAWNQQGFNHLQAGAGWTGVGAVSNGGVVEPGQGVNGTVLANQSGMGTAGYHTH
- the LOC115159740 gene encoding nucleolysin TIA-1 isoform X3, encoding MMDDETPKTLYVGNLSRDVTEALIMQLFGQIGPCKSCKMIVDTAGNDPYCFVEFYEHRHAASSLAAMNGRKIMGKEVKVNWATTPSSQKKDTSNHFHVFVGDLSPEITTDDIKAAFAPFGRISDARVVKDMATGKSKGYGFVSFFNKWDAENAIQQMGGQWLGGRQIRTNWATRKPPAPKATYETNTKHLSFEEVVNQSSPSNCTVYCGGVTTGLTEQLMRQTFTPFGQIMEIRVFPDKGYSFVRFNSHEGAAHAIVSVNGTSIDGHVVKCYWGKETTDMVSPMQQVQMPQNKIGFAAQPYGQYAQWYGNAQQIGQYVPNGWQVPTYGVYGQAWNQQGFNHLQAGAGWTGVGAVSNGGVVEPGQGVNGTVLANQSGMGTAGYHTH
- the LOC115159740 gene encoding nucleolysin TIA-1 isoform X1, producing MMDDETPKTLYVGNLSRDVTEALIMQLFGQIGPCKSCKMIVDTAGNDPYCFVEFYEHRHAASSLAAMNGRKIMGKEVKVNWATTPSSQKKDTSNHFHVFVGDLSPEITTDDIKAAFAPFGRISDARVVKDMATGKSKGYGFVSFFNKWDAENAIQQMGGQWLGGRQIRTNWATRKPPAPKATYETNTKHLSFEEVVNQSSPSNCTVYCGGVTTGLTEQLMRQTFTPFGQIMEIRVFPDKGYSFVRFNSHEGAAHAIVSVNGTSIDGHVVKCYWGKETTDMVSPMQQVQMPQVRPQQNKIGFAAQPYGQYAQWYGNAQQIGQYVPNGWQVPTYGVYGQAWNQQGFNHLQAGAGWTGVGAVSNGGVVEPGQGVNGTVLANQSGMGTAGYHTH